In Camelina sativa cultivar DH55 chromosome 17, Cs, whole genome shotgun sequence, the genomic stretch ataGGCTAATTAGCGAGGTGCTTATTTTGGTCGTTAATTATTCTGACATGATCAGCTTAGAAGAGTAATTGTAAATGTAATACGTACTGATTTCGAATTAGTTAATTAGCCAATCATTTGCTAATACCtcaactttttaaaacctttattAATTTAGCCAATCCTTAATTTTCCAGATTGGTACGCGAGTTCCGAACTCTAAACCCGGTTATTAAAAAGGGCCggtttattttgatgaattgaattgaaccataaaattatacaataacCAACAACCCCTACCTAAAACCCTTTCTTCTCATTCCAGACACTTTTTCTTCAGTTATTCTCCCGACAATTTCGTCTTCAAACTCCAAGCTTGCAATAAGAaccttatgtatatatatataaaaggtggATTGGCTTACTGAGAAGATGAGGAGTAGCAATTTCGTAGTTTCATCAATGCATGGAGACAAACGTCAAAAGGAGAGAGATGAAATCATGAACCAGTTTCGGTCATTTAAAAGCCGTGTTTTAATCGCCTCAGATGTATGGGCAAGAGGGATCGACGTGCAAACAGTatgatatctctctctctctctctttctctctctttttaactATCAGTGTCACTGAGAAAACTTTGAAGTTGACATTAGTAATCTTTATTCTACTAGGTTTCTCATGTCATCAACTATGATATACCCAACAACCCGGAGCTTTACATTCATCGTATTGGACGAGCTGGTCGTTTTGGTCGTGAAGGTGTAGCCATTAACTTTGTAAAATCTTCGGACAATATCGAGAAGCATTACGGTACTTTGCAATATTCTCCTGGTCGTTTTGATCTTAAGGATATTGAGAAGCATTACGGTACTAAAATCCGCGAGATGCCAGCTGATCTTGTCTAAAAGATTTCGTTTCAATGAAGCCTGAAGTTGAAGAAGGATAAAGGCTGCAGATTGTGGGATAAAGGCTGTGTTGGAGCACATTTTACAAGGGGACAATGTTTGGGAAGCTTATACAAATATGCATGAGAAGTTGCAGGAAAAACTCTCAAACATGGAATATATCTTTATGTGTCTATCTCTACAGATGGTACTTCCCACTTGTGGACATGAGTGTATATTTGTCAGTGAGAAAACAAATGCAGAGTGCTCCGCATGTCGAGAAAGGGACATGGCTTTCTGACGCTAGACTGCTTGCTCCTACTCCTCTATACACCGGGAAGTTGTTGCCAATTGTGACTGTTTCAAATCAGTTAGGCGACAAGC encodes the following:
- the LOC104759951 gene encoding DEAD-box ATP-dependent RNA helicase 34-like — encoded protein: MRSSNFVVSSMHGDKRQKERDEIMNQFRSFKSRVLIASDVWARGIDVQTVSHVINYDIPNNPELYIHRIGRAGRFGREGVAINFVKSSDNIEKHYGTLQYSPGRFDLKDIEKHYGTKIREMPADLV